The Alosa alosa isolate M-15738 ecotype Scorff River chromosome 11, AALO_Geno_1.1, whole genome shotgun sequence sequence AAACTCTGGGGACTGAGATTATGAGATTACATttgcctatttgtgcatttacttTTATAGCCAATAAACAAATAACACATaatacatatactgtagataAAGAATAGTACAGTATTcagcataatgtgtgtgtgtgtgtgtgtgtgtgtgtgtgtgtgtgtgtgtgtgtgcgtgttggggTTCCTGTCTCACCCGACTTGGAGAGAAGTGTCCAGCAGTATAAGGTCAGACATATGACTACAGGCACCCAACAGATTGGAACCCAATAcctacacacaaataaatatgcAGATTTAGAAGATTTCAAGAATAAATACCATGACCTACTTTTACTAGGTACTAGTAAATGGAAACTTTTTGGAGAACATATAATAAAACAAGTAAAACACTGTACAGCAAAACAAGACCTACTCATCCTCTCAGGTTTATTTTCCGATACTGGcaagttaggcctacagtacagtatatgttatTGGTTAAGTGCATCATTTATGTGTCCTGGCTCTGCACTGCTGTTACGTTAAGCTATTGTTTCAGGTCTGGAGGAGGCATGATACAGTGTCAGTACATATGAATGATTTCAACAATACCATGCAGCCTTGGTTCTGGCCTCCAGGAACTCTGACTCAAACAGGCGAATGGGCCGGTCCACAGGCTTATGCACCCACTTGTCATACTTGCTCCCAAGATGACCCACTTGCCACGCCAGGGGTTTATTCCAATCCACTAGATcctagagaaaacacacacacacacacagtgagagagagtattgcTGTAAGGGAATAGGGAAACCTGTGACCAGTCTTCCTTCATCTAAGAAACATTGCTTAAGTGCACTCATTTTCATCCTTTCATCTCAAGTAGATTGGACTATTGTAGTGCTCTTTTTACTTGTCTTATATATCCAGACACTAATCCAGAACTCTGCTGCTATACTCCTAACGAAAACAAGGCAAAGATAGCATATCACTCCTGTTTTAGCAACACTATTTGGCTCCCTATATCTTTTAGAAGTTTCCTggtttatttcatttcatttcatttcattttaagtGACAGCTAAAAATCTACCTGGTTACTTTAGCTTTTCATTAACACTTTACTGGTGGTTGGTTGTTTACTGattgatattattgtttattttactAATTGCTTTAAAGTAACCCACAAACAGGGACCACAATGGAATTAAGTCGTTGGGCTTTACCGTGTCATCCCTGACTATTAATGTATTTTAATGTATGACACAGAGTAGTACTGTTTCATATTTTATATCTAAGTGGTCAaataaaatcaatcaatcaatcaatcaatcaacattttgggaaattagcttattcacAGTCTCCTCCAGTTAGATAGATTATACATATAACCCTTCTCATCTCTGTGCATGCAGTAACTCACCGCAgtgtcactctgacacacacatcgttagcctagcttagcatagctGATTAAGGTGGGCAGAACCAACTAGCCTATTGCTCCcaaaataagctaatttccaAAATGCCTTTTTAAGCATATTGGTCTGATATTGATTGATTTTCTTGATTGCTCTTTCCataatatttctattttgaatatttatttttctgctttgtttttgcttcatttattattattattatagtaggcctagcaatacccccttcacacacacactcttaggaACCCCTCTCCACCCAACCTCAAACACTCATTTAGGATCTGAGTTGCACTCATCATGTCTCCATCTATTAGTGAATTTACTTGTACAAAACAAAGCTTTGTCATTCTAGAATTTAGACTATCCTCAACTCAATTGAGTTGTGTAAATTACACTCCCTCATTCTCATGTTCAGCTGCCCTCTTTTACTCACCTCATCTAGTTCAACTCTACCGGGTCTGGTCAGTCCTTCCTCCTTGGTACTCCGTTTTCTCAGCATCTGCTAATTACATACAAACAGCAACATACAGACAaatcataccacacacacacagagacacaacaaCCACACCTTGAACATTGTGTGTTAAGGCACAGCACTTCAAAATGTTCCATGCAAGTATCAGCATTTTAGATTTATCAGTGATTGTTTTTCGAGAATTGTATGGAGAGTTTTGAATAGTTTCAGAAGATGCGTGTAAAAAGGTCATCTAGTTGAATCTCACATGTTCACATTTttgacatagcctacacagtcaGCTATTCGCTCATCTCCCCAAAAGTTGTGTGTAATTTTAACTTTGTCGGATGAAGTGTGCACTGCCAATTGTTATTGCActgttaaaaataaaacatttaagtgTTTTACATTGATTTAGTTTAGTTCACATGCATCCTTATGATGCTGTTTTAGTTCACATCTACTGTTTTGGCTTCACATATCTTCTGTTCTGTCATTTTGACTCTTGTTTAGTTATAAATCTTATGTTCGGTATATTATTGTGTCTAATTCTACGAACATGAACCTTGTGTTCTGTTTATAGTTCTGCTTTTGCTAATATCCAGACATGCATAATATCCAGACATGCTGAGTCGCCCAAGTGTAAGTTTAAAATTGACCACAGAGGAACGGAGAGAAGCTCAGGTCACAATTTCGGAATGCGCTCTGACCTGAGGGTCAGGCTATGTCATGTTTTAGGCCATGTGTTAACTGTCACACCCCGATTGTATGATATAAAGAAGCTTGCTTGCCTGCAGAACATGTCAGAGTTTGGGTACGAACCATTGttttgtctcattctctctctttgcaaAGATAATAGGCTACAATTGTATTGTTCTTTTTGATCACTGGCTCCTGTCTTTTTTGCGTCAAAGCATACAAAATTATCTAACAGAATGTGACATAGGACTCAGTTAACTTTCATGTGTTACCTGTAATTTAGGATGCCCTGGCTGAATTGTTGGGTTTGGGCATTCATCTGACTGTTCATCTTCAACATTGTGTCGTTGTGTCGTCGCGTCATAACAGTCGGCAAGTTCTTTCAACGAAAAGTTGATAAGTCTATTCTTAGATGACTTTCTCTTACACAATGGACATTTCTCATCAATCTGTTCTTTCCAGAAATCAGACAGACAAATCTGACAGAAGCTATGATTGCAACCAAGCGATACTGGGTTCTTAAGTGTCCCTCCGCAAACATTACAACACAAAAAATCCATAAGAGTGTTGCGAAGTTGTTGTTCCGCCATTTTCGATAGGTCTAAGTTGGAGCTACAGATAAAATATTAGATCAACCTCTTCGACATTTAAGACTAACTAGCCTACACAATCTgcactcaattcaattcattcaaacgttttaaaataatcAAACACTAAAAAGCAACATGAGCGCAGGCCTATCGTTTATATCTCCAAGTAGCCGTTCTTTCCTTCATATCGACGACGTAGATGCATCTTCCGCATCGTTTATGCTACTTTTACTTTCAGTTTGTaggcctaaacacacacacacacaaagagagagagaaagagagaaaaaatatggCTGAGCTCATGTACGATCTATCTGCCTGCTAGAAAACCTATGGAAATGCTGCTCTTTTAATGAAtgcaaggattaaagttctccgtcataggacggatttccgtcaatttgattttagaaatgtcatatttgagatcgatgcagatccgataagaaaaaaataggagggggaGGGATTATCACCTTTGCTTTTCCAAAGAACACGTATGGaggactagatagatagatagatactttattgatccccgaggggaaattcaggactataacggtctaaaagttggattatagtgacacattagatacagctgatgaggttggccaatccgtttaacttttttttggatatttttggagctctatgtgcgaattcggagaagcgtgcggtgaccatacattttggtagggcagaaagtctgactttttttaatagcctatcattttgagctacattaaaatgacatatttTACAGGACTTTGCTGTATGCTTAAATCATGTCACAGTCAGAATTGTAGATCAGTAACAcatcagttaagtttgcaccGTTCTCATCACGTTAAACCAGCGAAGCATaacaaaactttttttgttCTGTCTGGCCTGCTGCTAACTATCTAATATTTTTAAGTAGTTGGGTTTTATAACTGCAACTCAAGACAGTTGGGTGTTATGGATAATTGTCTGACCACTCGCTGTAGAAACTATATTATAGGATATACCTCATTCTCTGCAGCAACCTATGCCTTTGAACACCGTTGCCTTCTCGTTTTTGCGCTGTCAAAAGATGCTATTAAATCCACTAGAAGCTAAACCAAGGAAGACACCAGGGTTAGCTAACGTATCTTCTAATTTAAACCTAATTTAACAGAAACTCAACACGGTTAACAAGTGCAACACTACTCGCCATTTCTGCATCTTGAAATGAAACGATAGGCCTAATTTATAACTGGCGGAATAAAGTAGTTCTAGAATATGACCATGGGGCAGACTACTTTACGACCATACAGGCGTCTTTTAGCGCGGATTGCAATCCTCTTTAAAGCCGCCAGGGTTATGCGATAAATTATTGAGGAATGCGATCGTCGAGGTGCCCTGCCCCAACATTGCATGACACATTACACTCAACGAGAATCGCCATCATCATCCAAAAGTTGATGTCAATAGACCAAAAATAGTTGGAAAGCCTACAGAAACTATAGATAATTAATGTGACAATCACATTATTAAAAGTAGACTTGGAGCAATGATTTACTGAAGAACTATTTTTTGTGGAGGATGCTTCAGGTAGTTCGCTGCCCCACTTGCCCATATGGACCGCACGCTCCTAGAAgcgtaggctgtgttctttccgtgcatcaatgtagacaatttcttactatcgcgaactcttgtcaggggatgtcattcattttgggtgtcacctatgacttaAACAGATAGCCTtctatgccacccgatgtaggctactattattgttacagtttttaatcaatgcaactaacattatgtgtaaagcgacgcaatataaaccgtagcctatgcaatttattatcccgtctgttatgacatgtacaacaatgtttttcacaatttgcgacggaaggttttgactgagcgtgttggcataaaaaaaaaaaaaaaataatatcactgtcatcattgcgaactgttgagtaagggggtcagtctgtttgtgacgcacagacagccttgttgcctattttgcttaggcctcacttttaacgacagtaggttgtgagtgtatgttgacaaaaaataaccatacaattaaaatagtcaacttaaaactttgctataaaatattattaatttatagcacaaaaccataaccaataggcctaccagaacctcgcatattagcgtcatgatttgtgtgcgtctatttggcaaggccactagctgtcaaaccaaatccctcgaacaggtggtcaatcagagatttcaaacgaacgagcgaacatgtcgcaatgcaacagcactgttttcccttgatgaaagtgaaaccacgagttttcccacatctcaactttgaatgaataatgaataacaCGTAATGTTAACACAATATTATCGGGCATAATGCTAAATTGTTATGAGTGGCGCTATTTTTGCGCACTATGGCGCATAGCTTTCACCTTCAATATACATCAATGCTGAGTTTCGCTTTCGTTTCAAATGAAAGGGAAGAATGAGTAAACAGACCATCCCATAGGGCGCAGGTTAGTTAGTTATCAGACGGATAGACAGCAGTAAAAATGTCATCTTCGATCGCTTCTTCTGTTTTGACCATCCTCTGTCAAAATCAAGGGGGGTTAAAGTTCGGGCAGCTTAAGCAAATTCTCCGGCGAAAAACATCAGTCGCAGAACATGTCTTGTTAAGGGAACTCTTGGACGAAAGTCAATTTCTCTTGGTTCATGGTGAAGATAACTCTGCTGATCCCAATAGGCTGGTAATCGCTAAAACGGCTATACGAGTTTGCCAATCCCAGAAATGTCTTGACTGTGACAATTTCCTACATTTGTGTAGATATTTTGTCTGTGGGAATTGTCGATTCGGGTAAGTTAcagtctcagtctctctctctctctctggggtaGCCTAAGCTACAATCTAGTTTATCATAATGACGGTGCTTTTTAATTTGGTTTGATTCCTTCTGAAGTTTCACCAGATCTCTGTTTACAAAAACCGTTCGCCTTTGTATTTCATTTTATAGGGACAAATGCAAAAATCCCCACAGCCTGGACTCCCAGACTAACAGGTCACTTCTGCGGAAGACAGGTCTGAGTGATCTCAGTGTTGGGGAGTTGTGTTCCCTACTTCTACAGAACGACCCGTACCTGCTGCCAGAGGTGCGTACTGTAACCAACATCCACATATGATTATATGACTATTAACCCAGGCTGCTTTGATTTCTATGGTATTAAGAAAAGCACTGTTTCACTCTTTTAGCTGCGCCTGATGAGCAATTGTTTATTTGGTTCACAGGAGATGACTCTTCAGTCTTTGTGACACAACGGTTTTGTTTAAGTTTACTACACGGTGTATGCAGCCTACACTATGCCCAAATCACAGGCACAGGCCTGACTGATCGATTTAAAATTTCatgttttttgtatgtgaaattcTTGTCACTGTCCTGTAGCTGTCTTTATAGTGTTATAgggctaaaagaaaaaaaaacatttggtgTTTGTGCACTGTCTTGGCGCTAGATTAAAAGAAACAAGGTGGCTAAAAAGTAAGAAGGTCAGAGGGCAAAAGGCTAGAGATACTGTAGATACCCTCCATGCCAAGTACTGTTTCCAACAAATgaatttcaatacagtatattctCCAAAACTTCTTCAGGGCAGTTACATGACTAAATTAGGAATTCACCAAACATTTGAGTCAATGTCAAGTTACAGCAGTCCAACGTTTTCATAATTGTAACTGCCACCCCAATACCATTATAGTTTAACCTTGCTTATTGgttgtaaaattaaatatacaaATGTTTGCATAATGGTACTGCCCTGGAAaagtttgaagaaaaaaaacaagaaattaaTTTGCAGAACACCGTACCACCATAGAATGTTTCATTCCTTAAATCTGCTGTCATTTATTATATCAATATTCATCCAAAGATCACTGACCTACCGCTTACTAACTTTGCATCTAAGAACATCTGGCCAAGTCAATTGATTTTCACAAGAACTTGCCAAAGGACTACAGTTGAAAATGAGCCGGCTGGCTAACACtggcacatttacagaaatattaatgaatgtgtattgtccttataaataaataaatgaaattaaatgaaaatgaagttt is a genomic window containing:
- the LOC125303503 gene encoding fatty acid 2-hydroxylase-like isoform X1, which encodes MAEQQLRNTLMDFLCCNVCGGTLKNPVSLGCNHSFCQICLSDFWKEQIDEKCPLCKRKSSKNRLINFSLKELADCYDATTQRHNVEDEQSDECPNPTIQPGHPKLQQMLRKRSTKEEGLTRPGRVELDEDLVDWNKPLAWQVGHLGSKYDKWVHKPVDRPIRLFESEFLEARTKAAWYWVPICWVPVVICLTLYCWTLLSKSDNSVPIHKYGVPLVLTLGGLFLWLFLTYWIHFLFHTPLKRNYYMITIHFILHGQHHKNPNDNSRLVFPPSLAFLLMGILYWALSWLLPEVLALSLLLGVICGYVLNDLVHYYLHHGSPSEGSWFYFIRNSHIKHHFENPDKGLGITTTVFDSLFETDIPQMH
- the LOC125303503 gene encoding fatty acid 2-hydroxylase-like isoform X2 yields the protein MAEQQLRNTLMDFLCCNVCGGTLKNPVSLGCNHSFCQICLSDFWKEQIDEKCPLCKRKSSKNRLINFSLKELADCYDATTQRHNVEDEQSDECPNPTIQPGHPKLQMLRKRSTKEEGLTRPGRVELDEDLVDWNKPLAWQVGHLGSKYDKWVHKPVDRPIRLFESEFLEARTKAAWYWVPICWVPVVICLTLYCWTLLSKSDNSVPIHKYGVPLVLTLGGLFLWLFLTYWIHFLFHTPLKRNYYMITIHFILHGQHHKNPNDNSRLVFPPSLAFLLMGILYWALSWLLPEVLALSLLLGVICGYVLNDLVHYYLHHGSPSEGSWFYFIRNSHIKHHFENPDKGLGITTTVFDSLFETDIPQMH